The Corylus avellana chromosome ca8, CavTom2PMs-1.0 genome has a segment encoding these proteins:
- the LOC132190929 gene encoding GDSL esterase/lipase At1g29670-like, with the protein MASQINKTMLWMLLVLLLLSNMQRCFAAKGKQQQVPCLFIFGDSLSDDGNNNNLVTLAKANYPPYGIDFPKGPTGRFTNGRNIVDFIAEFLGFDNYIRPFATARGRKILKGVNYASGAAGIRNETGQTQGDRISMDRQLKNHQITVSKIKQMLGNHNKSTAAYLSKCIYVVAIGSNDYLNNYFHPGYTTSTIYTPQQYAVVLNHQLSQQLTSLYKYGARKFAMFGLGVIGSIPIIQSSCGSGTNGSACVDYINNAVELFNVGLKSHVAALNHNLTCASFIFINSTRITSTSPLLGSVMTIQVTIFRASSETSSITMVLLTVQVMMVLRVTWNEQGDNELGDRALED; encoded by the exons ATGGCATCTCAGATAAACAAGACAATGTTGTGGATGCTGCTTGTTTTATTGCTGCTATCAAACATGCAACGTTGTTTTGCAGCAAAAGGAAAGCAACAGCAAGTACCTTGTCTCTTCATTTTTGGGGACTCTTTGTCGGATGATGGGAACAACAACAATCTTGTGACTCTGGCAAAAGCCAATTATCCACCCTATGGTATTGATTTCCCCAAGGGGCCTACGGGAAGGTTTACCAACGGTCGTAATATCGTCGATTTCATTG CTGAATTTCTGGGATTCGACAATTACATTCGACCTTTTGCCACTGCCAGAGGAAGGAAAATACTCAAAGGTGTCAATTATGCATCCGGCGCAGCCGGAATTCGCAACGAAACTGGACAAACCCAG GGTGATCGTATAAGCATGGATAGGCAGTTGAAAAATCACCAGATTACGGTGTCGAAGATCAAGCAAATGTTGggaaatcataacaaatcaactGCAGCGTACCTAAGCAAGTGCATATATGTTGTTGCAATTGGTAGCAACGACTATCTTAATAACTACTTCCATCCGGGGTATACAACTAGCACCATATACACCCCACAGCAATACGCTGTCGTTCTCAATCACCAATTATCTCAGCAATTAACG AGTTTGTACAAGTATGGGGCAAGGAAATTTGCCATGTTCGGGCTGGGTGTGATTGGTAGTATTCCAATCATACAGAGCTCATGTGGAAGCGGGACAAATGGCTCTGCCTGCGTGGACTACATCAACAATGCCGTCGAACTTTTCAATGTTGGGCTTAAATCACACGTGGCTGCTCTTAATCACAATCTAACCTGCGCTTCTTTTATCTTCATAAACTCTACTAGAATCACGTCCACCAGTCCGCTTCTAG GTAGTGTCATGACAATCCAAGTGACAATCTTCCGGGCATCCTCTGAAACAAGCAGCATCACAATGGTCTTGTTGACGGTCCAGGTGATGATGGTCTTAAGAGTCACCTGGAATGAGCAGGGTGACAATGAACTAGGTGACAGAGCCCTCGAGGACTAA
- the LOC132189052 gene encoding spermidine hydroxycinnamoyl transferase-like: MVISFKGCYTVKPAEATSNDTLPLSELDQIGTIIHVPTIYFYQSTLNWLSPPHTITNTLRDSLSRALVPFYPLAGRLRSIAGGRLVLDCNAEGVLFFEAEYEAKLDNIDHLTQSPEYHCLFPSVDYNIPIHELPLMLVQLTRFKCGGISLSLTISHAVVDGPSALYFTSEWARLARGEPLGTVPFLERKVLQGGDPRPQTSPSLDNSEYNPLLVLPEQLDSVEEGKKENTVVTLNLSTTQVEKLKNMANDGKISDSGHAYTRYETVAGHIWRCACKARELKDEQPTAIAVWVDLRNRMNPPLPQGYLGNAILDVIARSHAGELMNKPLGYASRRIRQAINKVTDTYVKSTIEFLRNQHDLTRFQAIEGPLIGNPNVEVVSWLTLPIYGIDFGWGKESYMGLGAHDCDGDSIVLQNPIGDGSLMVLLCLQVAHMDAFKRHFYEDII; encoded by the exons ATGGTGATAAGCTTCAAGGGTTGCTACACAGTGAAGCCAGCAGAGGCAACATCAAACGACACCCTACCCTTATCAGAATTGGATCAAATTGGCACCATAATTCATGTTCCCACAATCTATTTCTACCAGTCGACGCTAAACTGGCTTTCACCACCTCACACCATAACCAACACCCTTAGAGACTCATTGAGCCGAGCATTGGTGCCTTTCTATCCTCTAGCAGGCCGCCTGCGGTCGATTGCTGGAGGCCGTCTCGTGCTTGACTGCAATGCCGAGGGGGTTCTGTTCTTTGAAGCCGAATATGAGGCGAAACTAGACAACATCGACCACTTGACTCAATCTCCAGAGTATCATTGCCTTTTCCCAAGTGTAGACTACAACATCCCAATCCATGAATTGCCATTAATGTTGGTGCAACTCACCAGGTTCAAATGTGGGGGAATTAGCCTTAGCCTAACGATATCACATGCTGTTGTTGACGGACCAAGCGCCCTGTACTTCACTTCTGAGTGGGCTAGGCTTGCTCGGGGTGAGCCATTAGGGACGGTGCCATTCCTTGAACGTAAAGTGTTGCAAGGTGGGGATCCCCGACCACAGACTTCTCCTAGCCTCGACAATTCAGAGTACAACCCTCTACTGGTGTTGCCCGAGCAATTGGACAGTGTAGAGGAGGGAAAGAAGGAGAATACGGTGGTTACTCTAAATCTTTCCACAACCCAGGTTGAGAAGCTCAAGAACATGGCGAATGATG GTAAAATTAGTGATAGTGGCCATGCTTACACTCGGTACGAGACGGTAGCTGGACACATATGGAGATGTGCATGCAAGGCACGTGAACTCAAAGATGAACAGCCTACAGCAATAGCTGTTTGGGTTGACTTAAGAAACCGCATGAATCCGCCGCTACCACAAGGGTATCTCGGCAATGCAATTCTTGATGTTATTGCAAGGAGCCATGCGGGGGAGTTGATGAACAAACCATTAGGCTATGCTTCAAGAAGGATAAGACAAGCTATCAACAAAGTGACGGATACATATGTGAAgtcaaccattgaatttttgaGAAATCAGCATGACTTGACGCGCTTTCAAGCAATCGAAGGGCCTTTAATTGGAAACCCAAATGTCGAGGTAGTGAGCTGGTTGACGCTGCCAATCTACGGCATTGATTTTGGATGGGGCAAGGAGAGTTACATGGGGCTGGGAGCGCATGATTGTGATGGAGACTCAATAGTCCTTCAGAATCCTATTGGAGATGGATCTTTGATGGTGTTGTTGTGTCTGCAAGTGGCTCATATGGATGCGTTTAAGAGGCACTTCTATGAAGATATCATATAA